Proteins found in one Rickettsiales bacterium genomic segment:
- the hutG gene encoding N-formylglutamate deformylase → MNPVEIKEGSCPIILAMPHSGTWLPQEIFAGLNEIGQKLRDTDWHIDRLYDGLLPEASIVKANFHRYVIDANRDPEGVSLYPGQNTTTLCPTIDFDGAPIWHAGKEPDMAQVKHRTEQFHAPYHKALRQMIEVTKAKYGFAILYDCHSIRSEAPFLFEGVLPVLNIGTNDSKSCSSEIEKLVTEACADSSFSQVLNGRFKGGWTTRYYGNPSVDVHAIQMELTQAAYMQETDPWAYLPERAETLRQTLQTLLLNLRNFDYVSNHEASA, encoded by the coding sequence ATGAATCCTGTCGAGATAAAAGAAGGCAGCTGCCCGATAATCCTTGCCATGCCGCATAGCGGAACGTGGTTGCCGCAAGAGATATTTGCAGGCTTAAATGAGATCGGTCAAAAACTACGCGATACGGATTGGCATATTGACCGGCTTTACGATGGGCTTTTGCCTGAGGCGAGCATCGTCAAAGCGAATTTCCACCGTTACGTGATTGATGCGAATCGCGATCCTGAAGGCGTGAGCCTCTATCCCGGGCAGAATACGACCACCCTTTGCCCGACCATTGATTTCGATGGCGCACCGATTTGGCATGCGGGTAAAGAACCTGATATGGCGCAGGTTAAGCATCGTACCGAACAGTTCCACGCACCGTATCATAAGGCGTTACGTCAAATGATCGAAGTAACAAAAGCGAAATATGGCTTTGCCATTCTCTATGATTGTCATTCCATTCGCTCCGAAGCACCGTTCTTATTTGAAGGTGTATTACCCGTGCTCAACATTGGCACGAATGACAGTAAGAGCTGTTCGTCTGAAATTGAAAAACTCGTAACGGAAGCTTGCGCCGATTCATCATTTTCTCAAGTACTCAATGGTCGCTTCAAAGGCGGGTGGACGACGCGGTATTATGGCAATCCAAGCGTCGATGTTCATGCGATTCAAATGGAATTGACTCAAGCTGCTTACATGCAAGAAACTGACCCTTGGGCGTATCTGCCTGAACGTGCGGAAACCTTACGTCAAACATTACAAACATTACTCTTAAACCTTAGGAATTTTGATTATGTCTCAAACCATGAAGCATCTGCGTAA
- a CDS encoding urocanate hydratase: MSQTMKHLRKNTRDIRAARGSELSAKSWLTEAPLRMLMNNLDAEVAENPHELVVYGGIGRAARTWKDYDQIVASLQALEENETLIVQSGKPVGVFQTHKDAPRVLIANSNLVPEWANWDHFNELDKKGLMMYGQMTAGSWIYIGTQGIVQGTYETFMEAGRQHYDGDLTGKWILTGGLGGMGGAQPLAAVMAGACCLAVECNEDSIDFRLRTRYVDEKAKTLDEALEMINRWTAAGEAKSVGLLGNAADVFTEIAKREIRPDIVTDQTSAHDPINGYLPQGWTMAQWKEKRETDPKAVEVAARASMKNQVAAMLEFWNRDIPTLDYGNNIRQVALNEGLENAFDFPGFVPAYVRPLFCQGIGPFRWVALSGDPEDIYKTDAKVKELLPDNKHLHNWLDMARERIDFQGLPARICWVGLGDRHRLGLAFNEMVASGELSAPVVIGRDHLDSGSVASPNRETEAMKDGSDAVSDWPLLNALLNCASGATWVSLHHGGGVGMGYSQHSGMVICADGSEDAARRIERVLWNDPATGVMRHADAGYEIARDCAKEKGLKLPAIL; encoded by the coding sequence ATGTCTCAAACCATGAAGCATCTGCGTAAAAATACGCGTGATATCCGTGCGGCGCGCGGGTCTGAACTCAGCGCGAAGAGCTGGCTGACGGAAGCGCCTTTGCGCATGTTGATGAATAACCTTGATGCGGAAGTGGCAGAGAATCCGCATGAACTCGTGGTGTATGGCGGTATTGGCCGTGCCGCGCGCACATGGAAAGATTACGACCAAATCGTCGCTAGTTTGCAGGCACTGGAAGAGAATGAAACGCTTATCGTGCAATCAGGCAAGCCGGTTGGTGTGTTCCAAACGCATAAAGATGCGCCGCGTGTGTTAATCGCCAATTCCAACCTCGTGCCAGAATGGGCGAATTGGGATCACTTTAACGAACTCGATAAAAAAGGCCTAATGATGTACGGCCAAATGACAGCGGGCTCGTGGATTTATATCGGCACGCAAGGCATTGTACAGGGCACCTATGAGACCTTTATGGAAGCCGGGCGTCAGCATTATGATGGCGATCTAACAGGTAAATGGATTCTCACCGGCGGTCTTGGCGGCATGGGCGGCGCGCAGCCACTCGCGGCGGTGATGGCAGGCGCCTGTTGCCTCGCCGTGGAATGTAACGAAGACAGTATCGATTTTCGTCTACGCACACGTTACGTCGATGAAAAAGCCAAAACGCTCGACGAGGCGTTGGAAATGATCAATCGTTGGACCGCAGCGGGTGAGGCGAAGTCGGTAGGCTTGCTTGGCAATGCAGCGGATGTATTCACAGAAATTGCGAAGCGCGAAATCCGTCCCGATATTGTGACCGATCAAACCTCCGCGCATGATCCAATTAATGGTTATCTGCCGCAAGGTTGGACGATGGCGCAGTGGAAAGAAAAGCGCGAGACAGATCCAAAGGCGGTGGAAGTTGCCGCACGCGCTTCCATGAAAAACCAAGTGGCAGCGATGCTTGAATTTTGGAATCGTGATATCCCGACCCTCGATTACGGCAATAATATTCGCCAAGTCGCGCTGAATGAAGGGTTGGAGAATGCGTTCGATTTCCCTGGTTTTGTGCCGGCTTATGTCCGTCCACTTTTCTGTCAAGGTATTGGGCCATTCCGCTGGGTTGCTCTTTCAGGAGATCCAGAGGATATTTACAAAACCGATGCGAAGGTGAAAGAGCTTCTGCCCGATAATAAACATCTGCATAACTGGTTGGATATGGCACGCGAGCGTATCGACTTCCAAGGGCTTCCAGCCCGCATCTGTTGGGTGGGTTTGGGTGATCGTCACCGCCTAGGGCTTGCTTTTAACGAGATGGTAGCCTCAGGCGAATTATCCGCCCCCGTCGTAATTGGCCGTGATCATTTGGATTCCGGCTCCGTCGCCTCGCCCAATCGTGAGACAGAAGCGATGAAAGATGGTTCAGATGCGGTTTCGGACTGGCCCTTATTAAATGCGCTACTTAACTGCGCATCAGGCGCGACATGGGTATCACTGCATCATGGTGGTGGCGTGGGGATGGGTTATTCGCAGCATTCCGGTATGGTGATTTGCGCCGATGGTTCCGAGGATGCTGCCCGCCGTATTGAGCGTGTTTTATGGAATGATCCGGCGACCGGTGTGATGCGTCACGCCGATGCTGGCTACGAGATCGCCCGTGATTGTGCGAAAGAAAAAGGCCTTAAACTGCCAGCAATTTTATAA
- the purT gene encoding formate-dependent phosphoribosylglycinamide formyltransferase, with the protein MVSIGTPLSLTAKKVLLCGSGELGKEVALELQAMGVEVIALDRYENAPAMQVAHRSHVLSMLDGAELRRIIELENPDLIVPEIEAIATDTLAELEGEGYQVIPTARATQLTMNREGIRRLAAEELGLKTSPYQFVSNEVDFKAAVQEIGIPCVIKPVMSSSGKGQSVIRDATSIQKAWDYASEGARGGAGTVIIEGFVPFDYEITLLTVRHKDGTSFCAPIGHAQEDGDYRESWQPQAMSVEALEEAERIAGAVTAGLGGQGVFGVELFVQGDDVYFNEVSPRPHDTGLVTLMSQNLSEFALHVRAILDLPIPEIRQMGPSASSVILVEGESQQLSFSSLDIALAQPDTMLRLFGKPEVKGRRRMGVAIAQAETIEQARAKANACAQAVGTEL; encoded by the coding sequence ATGGTTTCGATTGGAACTCCGCTATCGCTCACTGCGAAAAAAGTGCTGCTTTGCGGCTCTGGAGAGTTAGGCAAAGAAGTCGCGTTAGAACTTCAGGCGATGGGCGTAGAAGTGATCGCGCTTGATCGTTATGAGAACGCGCCCGCGATGCAAGTGGCGCATCGAAGTCACGTGCTTTCGATGCTGGATGGTGCCGAACTTCGCCGCATCATTGAACTCGAAAACCCTGATTTGATTGTGCCGGAAATTGAGGCGATTGCGACCGATACATTGGCTGAGTTGGAGGGTGAAGGCTATCAAGTCATCCCAACCGCGCGTGCAACGCAACTTACCATGAACCGCGAAGGAATTCGCCGTTTGGCCGCAGAAGAACTAGGTCTCAAAACCTCACCTTATCAATTTGTGAGTAATGAGGTCGATTTTAAAGCGGCGGTGCAAGAGATTGGCATTCCTTGTGTCATCAAGCCAGTGATGAGCTCCTCTGGCAAAGGCCAGAGCGTCATCCGCGATGCAACTTCCATCCAAAAAGCATGGGATTATGCGAGCGAAGGTGCGCGTGGTGGCGCAGGTACGGTGATTATCGAAGGCTTCGTGCCGTTCGATTACGAAATTACACTCCTCACCGTTCGCCATAAAGACGGAACGAGCTTTTGCGCCCCCATCGGTCACGCCCAAGAGGATGGCGACTATCGCGAAAGCTGGCAACCACAGGCTATGTCAGTCGAAGCATTGGAAGAAGCAGAGCGTATCGCCGGTGCCGTCACTGCTGGTCTCGGCGGACAAGGTGTGTTTGGCGTAGAGCTGTTCGTGCAAGGCGATGATGTGTATTTTAATGAAGTGTCACCGCGCCCGCATGATACGGGGCTGGTAACGCTTATGTCGCAGAACCTCTCTGAATTCGCACTGCATGTGCGTGCGATTTTAGACCTACCAATTCCCGAAATCCGTCAAATGGGCCCCTCCGCTTCCAGCGTGATTCTGGTGGAAGGCGAGTCGCAGCAGCTAAGCTTTAGCAGTCTTGATATAGCACTGGCGCAGCCGGACACGATGCTGCGCCTCTTTGGCAAACCTGAAGTGAAAGGTCGTCGTCGTATGGGCGTGGCGATCGCACAAGCTGAAACCATCGAGCAAGCGCGAGCGAAAGCGAATGCTTGCGCACAAGCAGTTGGCACAGAGCTTTAA
- a CDS encoding tryptophan 2,3-dioxygenase family protein, producing MSHQKGRNDMSKKPAWDQYGSYLHVDKILGAQHPQSTAAGNEVHDEMLFIQFHQIYELWFKQILFELDDVQGRFAAEKMNESDMQPIAMYLDRVVKILTQMESMIDVLETMPSQSFTDFREYLSTASGFQSLQFRLIETRLGLLRKDRIPVFHGEFDSDLLKQSQAAIAKAESSPSLYDQLDSWLSRTPFVDLGGYNFWDDYRDAVYTMLDDKAKQAEQNLEGDGLENELKALERSRQKFEGIFDAEKNEKSEWRMSYKALQAALFVTIYREQPVLQAPFGLLKHIMDVDELLARWRFRHALMVQRMVGMGMGTGGSSGYEYLLRTVAEHRIFTDIFALNAYLIPSKSLPELPAEISQQMHYHYHATGAK from the coding sequence ATTAGCCATCAAAAAGGCAGGAACGATATGAGCAAAAAACCCGCATGGGATCAATATGGTAGCTACTTGCATGTCGATAAAATACTAGGCGCGCAGCACCCGCAAAGCACCGCTGCCGGAAATGAAGTGCATGATGAAATGCTTTTCATCCAATTTCATCAGATCTATGAGTTGTGGTTTAAGCAAATTCTTTTCGAGCTGGATGATGTTCAAGGCCGTTTCGCCGCTGAGAAAATGAATGAATCCGATATGCAGCCCATCGCGATGTATTTGGACCGTGTCGTCAAAATCTTGACACAAATGGAAAGCATGATTGATGTGTTGGAGACGATGCCATCACAGTCTTTCACCGATTTCCGCGAATATCTCAGCACTGCCTCTGGGTTCCAGAGCCTGCAATTCCGCCTCATCGAGACTCGCTTAGGGTTGCTTCGTAAAGACCGTATTCCTGTTTTTCACGGAGAATTTGATTCGGATTTATTAAAGCAAAGCCAAGCCGCGATTGCGAAAGCGGAAAGTTCTCCAAGCCTCTATGATCAACTTGATAGCTGGCTGAGCCGTACGCCATTTGTTGATTTGGGTGGCTATAACTTCTGGGATGATTACCGCGATGCGGTTTACACCATGCTTGATGATAAAGCCAAGCAAGCCGAACAGAATTTAGAAGGTGATGGTTTAGAGAATGAATTAAAAGCGCTCGAGCGTAGCCGTCAAAAATTTGAAGGTATTTTCGATGCAGAGAAAAATGAAAAGAGCGAATGGCGCATGTCATATAAGGCGCTCCAAGCCGCGCTTTTCGTTACGATTTACCGTGAGCAACCGGTGCTACAAGCGCCATTCGGGCTGTTAAAACATATTATGGATGTCGATGAACTACTTGCTCGCTGGCGTTTCCGTCATGCCTTAATGGTGCAACGTATGGTCGGTATGGGCATGGGAACGGGGGGCTCATCAGGCTATGAATATTTGCTACGCACCGTGGCTGAGCATCGTATCTTTACTGATATATTTGCGCTGAATGCGTATTTAATTCCATCGAAATCACTGCCGGAGCTTCCGGCGGAAATTAGTCAACAAATGCATTACCATTATCATGCAACGGGAGCGAAATAA
- a CDS encoding SDR family oxidoreductase, which yields MTQNLSGKRAIVCGASKGIGRATAIELASQGASVTLLARNEAALEAVKTSLAGGGHHVLVADAADTAGLTAKVSAHVAQHGPIHILVNNSGGPAAGPVNQATSEQLLGAFTQHLLGNHAMMQAVLEGMKAEGYGRIINVISTSVKMPLKGLGVSNTIRGAVANWAKTLAGEVGGFGITVNNVLPGATDTDRLAEIFEGKAAKLGKTVEQVVESEKAIIPAGRFGAPEELASAVAFLASPAAAYINGINVPVDGGRTGCL from the coding sequence ATGACTCAGAACTTAAGTGGAAAACGTGCCATCGTCTGCGGTGCCAGCAAAGGCATTGGCCGCGCGACTGCCATTGAACTCGCCAGCCAAGGCGCGAGCGTCACCCTGCTTGCTCGTAACGAAGCGGCCCTTGAGGCGGTGAAAACCAGCCTCGCAGGGGGAGGCCATCATGTGCTCGTGGCGGATGCCGCTGACACGGCTGGTTTGACTGCAAAGGTCAGCGCGCATGTGGCGCAACATGGTCCTATCCATATTCTGGTCAATAATAGCGGCGGGCCTGCGGCAGGGCCAGTCAATCAAGCCACGTCTGAACAGCTTCTGGGTGCCTTCACGCAGCATTTACTGGGTAATCATGCGATGATGCAAGCGGTGCTTGAGGGCATGAAAGCAGAAGGCTATGGCCGTATTATCAATGTGATTTCAACCTCGGTCAAAATGCCGCTTAAGGGGTTGGGTGTTTCCAACACGATCCGTGGTGCGGTGGCCAATTGGGCGAAAACGCTGGCGGGTGAAGTGGGAGGTTTCGGCATTACGGTCAATAACGTATTGCCCGGTGCAACCGATACCGATCGTCTTGCTGAGATATTTGAAGGCAAGGCCGCTAAGCTCGGCAAAACCGTTGAGCAAGTGGTCGAATCTGAAAAAGCGATTATCCCTGCCGGTCGTTTTGGCGCGCCTGAAGAATTGGCGTCTGCCGTTGCTTTCTTGGCGAGCCCTGCGGCGGCTTATATTAACGGTATTAATGTGCCAGTTGATGGCGGGCGCACGGGCTGTCTTTAA